The Nomascus leucogenys isolate Asia chromosome 23, Asia_NLE_v1, whole genome shotgun sequence genome includes a window with the following:
- the CLEC2D gene encoding C-type lectin domain family 2 member D isoform X1, which produces MHDSNNVEKDIAPSELPANPGYLHSKEHSIKATLIWPLFFLIMFLTIIVCGMVAALSAIRANCHQKPSVCLQAACPESWIGFQRKCFYFSDDTKNWTSSQRFCDSQDADLAQVESFQELNFLLRYKGPSDHWIGLSREQGQPWKWINGTEWTRQLVIKEDGANLYVANVSQVPRMNPKPVMVSYPGSRRVCLFE; this is translated from the exons GTTATCTGCATTCAAAAGAGCATTCTATTAAAGCTACCTTAATTTGGcccttatttttcttaatcatgTTTCTGACAATCATAGTGTGTGGAATGGTTGCTGCTTTAAGCG caatAAGAGCTAACTGCCATCAAAAGCCATCAGTATGTCTTCAAGCTGCATGCCCAGAAAGCTGGATTGGTTTTCAAAgaaagtgtttctatttttctgatgaCACCAAGAACTGGACATCAAGTCAGAGGTTTTGTGACTCACAAGATGCCGATCTTGCTCAGGTTGAAAGCTTCCAGGAACTG aatttcCTGTTGAGATATAAAGGCCCATCTGATCACTGGATTGGGCTGAGCAGAGAACAAGGCCAACCATGGAAATGGATAAATGGTACTGAATGGACAAGACA aTTAGTCATAAAAGAAGATGGTGCCAACTTGTATGTTGCAAATGTTTCACAAGTTCCTCGAATGAATCCAAAACCTGTCATG GTTTCCTATCCTGGGAGCAGGAGAGTGTGCCTATTTGAATGA